agtaaaaattcaatttcgggtatcctgaatcgaaccgaatcggatCGAACGGGCGGAATCgaaaccggccttttctttttcttcgctTTCCTCTCCCACGCGCTCGACACCCTCACTTCTATCTCTGTttcctctctcctccctcctctccTTATTAGCCAGCCACTGCCCCAGCCTTCCCCAGTCATCGGCGCACCTCCAGGACACCTCCTCGTTGCCGGCCGATGCTCCAGGTGGCCGGAAAAACTGCCCAAAAACTCCCTCTTTGCGTGCGCACCGTTttgtcttcccggccaaaatccgattGATTCGGCCACCAATTTGATCGGGTCTTGTACCAAaacacatctacacctcgagacctttccatagataccaagaacacaaaaatccatagagtggtttgtccaatttttgttcgggaagttttagcccattttgatttttgggctagattttttGAAAGCCGTAAACTAAACCAAAAATCCTAGAGTACCATAGTGcttcactcatcgagagctttgaGGAAATAGTCAtgtcaaattttttcgacaccgtttttcggtaggTTTAGCGAAACTtcacagtattttttcgagcattaaatgagtttagaaaatttcgtaaaaattatatactaacccccgtgttgtgggcttcgcgtaggtatattcaattcgcagaaattcgacgGTTGCTTTGGTCTATAATTTCGGGCTGGACAAACAGACTACCGGAAAAGTTTCAGAACCGGGTTGAGAGTATAGGCTACCCTATCATTTTTAGACGTCCCGGACGCTTCTCCAgggtcggaattggcataggtaaactcgaaaccTACTTTTTCTTAACTATCTAGTGCATGATTTCGATtacaaatctataaaatattcgtgataaattagaaaaatataattccttttgcattagcttaataatattgctaaggaccgtggggcaaagttttagaatttttagagctcatttgggtagtttttgcaaaaggggtaattgtagggactaaattgtaatttttcaaattgtggttgttgactgtttgggtgggcctaggaggggtcatatgatgtgattgagttgtggatgtgtgacttgTAGATATAAAAGtatattttgaacccttttgcaggttgggtgggTCCTAGGTATAGAAGAGACTTTGCTGAATTTTCGGTACAATTTAGGGTATTTTTTGTCTTTtccaaacttgtattgagtcaaatatattagataattacaataaaatttgtcaggtgagtcgggacagccttcctcctccgcccagcagcCACAGTGATCTTATTTtaaatctgtgagtaaaatattaattttaattataatttcaatattattatatgttcaagcatgcccatgcatcacttataaatatgtatctatgtagttaaacactatgcACATTTTATAAtgtattcttaattgatgaagtgccatggatgttgtttatggtaatttggagccgtGTGTGTGCGTTGGTAGGCGTGTGGTGTGGTATTAGATATGGATATGATTGGTATACGCAActtgagagatactcgctggGATCCGATCATTTATGGATAAGTCAAGGtaggcacggcttgagagacactcgctggcccccgcatttggtttattaagtgaaagtccggcttgagagacattcGTTGGCAGATgttgaattaagagagctgtataagggatcagctcctatatatgtactgtttgaatagtattaggtgtgtgagtgctccaacttgcttttttactgttatgatgtgatttgtatgaaaattataatgatgttgcattccactcttcaGGATATATtaactttagatagctatagaaattgtgattaaaattgatattttactctctgagttgaacgctcactcctgttcaccttatttttctaggATACAGAAGATTTCTTGTTGAGTACTAACCTACtcctctccctcgcaggtcattcattaatatttatgatgtttgtataattttactaactcctagaattccgcatgtgttagaagtacttaATTGATTTGGGTATGTATTATAATTGCTGTGTTTGATATGTAAAATTATTAAATGCATGCATGATTGgattgaatgagggagctgagctcccattggatcttatgatattatgagtatgtAAAGGGTGAGCTAAActtttcaaataattatatattgtgCTTATAGGTTagacgagtcaaaaactccccattgtatggtccatgttatgatcggactctgtccggttgaattcttgaaattaggcttAAAAtgagccttaggattgggttaaggaatagtgagACTTACTACAGGttttgggggctttaggctgatccaggtcctagtgtcggtccgaccCATAAGTTGAACATATAGaaactactatatatatatatatatataaagaattaaataaataaaattttatttaaattaaattaaataaaaaatattttaatttaaaattattttaataataatattttatatttaaaatataattaaaaattaaattataaattataaattactcaTACATAATATGAATATTATGCTAGTTTTAGTAATAATGTTAAACGGGCCTTTGTCTTCCCTTGCAGAGCTCTTTTTTAATTTCACGGACAACAGTCACGTGTTTCCAAGTCTATTGAAATCTTTGTCAAACTGGAGAGCAGGCGGCGGATACATAATGTTAAagaccaaaatttaaataattaattttttaacgaatgtaatattatatatttttgtaagaaaaaaaaatacattgtATTAATAATGAATattgtaatttttaaaattttttaaatatatttatttatattaattttacaagaaaattattaatattatgtgTGTAATATTATATCAAAAGGGATGCAATGTAACATAAAAAAGTATAATTTCTCATGTTAcctatataatattaataataaataattatatgtaataaattttaatgagtGCAATGTTATACTTattagaaaaattatttaaataattatataattaataaaaatttattaattgtacttttataaaaataataattcctatttatttatttttttataaattatatattttattaattttaaatagtcAAAAAAAGTTAACAAAAAAGGTATATATTACACTCAGGTTAACACTCAGGTTAACACTCAGGAAAAAACCTAATACAAATATATCAATATATAAAATAAGACATAAAAAActctgagtttttttttttttatcatttccgattgtttttttattttctttatatatatatatattaatatttttatttttagggTATTAATATTCACACTTTGCAATatttacttattattattattgtatttaatgttaaatttttttaatgtgaattttataaatttattattattattattattattattattattattattattaaatttaatttcttaaaaaaattgaAGAGGGCCAAGTGTCACATATAAACCCTTAAttctagttatatatatatatatataatgtattcaattaaaaaagataaaaaacaTTTGGCCCCCACCCGTTGCTGTATTAGCAATGGCGaacctaaaatatatatatattttttctgtattcaatatataaaaaatataataaaatatatttttttaattatattcaatgagatttaatattttgaaaattattaaaaactGAAAaggattcattgatttttattataaaaatatattttttattaaaagaatattcaaaatataaatttaaaaagagttaatttataaaaaaatatgtatttatagaaaaatttttaaaaaataatgggTCAGTTGATCCGACGTTTGCCACTATGCATCCACTATTGGTATTGTAAGGGATATTCAATTCCATAATTATTCACATGTAtaaaaaataagttataaaataattatgtaaaatatgCTAGGGGCAATAATGGCAATAATGGGTTCACCGTATAATAGCTATCTGGAAGAATACGGTTTGTTAGCTGGCATATCAGGACAGGTGTACTGATTTCATTTGTCATTAGAGTGTGTAGGACCACTCTGTAACTAAGCTCACCGACATAACCCGAAAACCCTTTTTTAGTTCTTTCTCGTTTGTTGTCGGTTTACCAATCAACATTTCCGTCCCATTTCGGCTTATCATTTCCCTACTCTCGGCCTGCGGCCATAAGCACAGACTCTTGGAAACTTTTCGAAGTTCAGGttagttttcttttctttgttacaGTTCTATTTTTGCCGATTTCATAGTCTTCAATCTCTCCTGCCATAgctgctgcttttatggatcgttTGGCTATTCTTCAAGTTTCTGAGAATTTGCATTGAACTATATATAAGGTCCTCGAACCTCAAGTAAAGCTTAGCTTGGCTTTTCTTCAACTATGAGATAATCGAGTCTGCTGCTCCGCTTTCAGTGAATTTTTGAGTTATTGCTTCTTTatgcattttattattattattattattattattattaattaattaattgattcctATCGTTTGATATTTGGTTAATTTTGTTGTAACAgtcaaaaaattttcaatcatggAAGACTCGATGCTTTACTTCTTCCTTTCCCTTTTTATCCTCTTCCttgtttttaaaattttccgatcaagaATATGCCACAGAAACCTCCCTCCAAGCCCACCTGCACTTCCAGTTATCGGCCATCTCCATCTCCTAAAACCACCTATGCACCGCACTCTCCAAACTCTCGCTAAAAAATACGGCCCCATCTTCTCCCTCCGCTTCGGACGCCGCCTCGTTGTTGTCATCTCATCTTCATCTGCCGTTGAGGAATGCTTCACCAAGAATGACGTTATTTTAGCCAACCGTCCACAATCTCTAGTAGGCAAGTACATATGTTATAACAACACTACCATTTCTCAATCCTCCTATGGCGAACACTGGCGCAACCTCCGCCGTATTGCAGCCATTGAGGTCTTCTCCACTCATCGCCTGAATATGTTTCTGGGGATCCGAAAAGAGGAAATCAAGCGATTAATCACAAAGCTATCACGCGAGTCACTGCAAGATTTTACCAAGGTAGAGCTGAAATCAATGTTTAAAGAGCTAGCATTTAACGTTATGGTGAGGATGATTGCAGGGAAAACGTATTATGGAGAAGATGTAAGTGACGAGGAAGAGGCAAGACAATTCAGAGAGATAACGGGTGAGATAGTTTCTAATGCAGGGGCAGCAAATCGAGGGGATTATTTTCCAATCTTGAATTGGATTGATGGTGGTAGGTTTGAGAAGAAGTTGAAAAGACTTGGAAAAAGGTCTGATGAATTCTTGCAACGTTTGATTGATGAACACAGAGGCAAGAAGGAGAATTTAGAGAGCATGAACACTATGATTGATCATCTTCTTTCTTTGCAAGAATCAGAACCTGAATATTACACGGATGAGATTATTAAAGGGCTCATATTGGTTAGTGATCCTTCCTCTATTTCTTGTCACCAGATAGGTTGATTTTGGTTTATTTGATTTCTATTAGAACTTTCAGACCTTGGAGTCTAAGATGATTTTAGTTTTTTGGGCAATAGGACCATGGGATTGATAAAGTTATTTTTCAATGACCCTTGTACAGAACTTGCTATTTGCCGGAACGGACACATCAGCGGTGACATTAGAATGGGTGATGTCCAATCTACTCAACCATCCAAACACACTGAGGAAGGCCAGAGATGAAATAGATAATCAAGTTGGCCAGGAATGCTTACTAGATGAACTTCATCTTTCCACATTACCATACCTTCAAAAGATCATCGTCGAGACCCTACGATTATACCCAGCAGCACCACTTCTCCTCCCTCACGTATCATCTGACAATTGCAGTATCGGAGGATATGACTTGCCACGTGATACAATGGTGTTGGTAAATGCATGGGCCATACATAGGGATCCTTTGCTTTGGGATAATCCATTGAGTTTTAAGCCTGAGAGATTTGATAACGGAGAAGGCGACGGTGATGGCTTCAAGCTTATACCATTTGGACTGGGGCGAAGGGCTTGTCCAGGGACAGGTCTAGCCCATCGCCTGGTGGGTTTAGCTTTGGGGACATTGATTCAATGCTTTGAATGGAAGAGGGTCACTGACAAGGAAATCGACATGTTCGAAGGCAGAGGGCTTACTATGCCTAAGGTTGGGCCGCTAGAGGCCTTGTGCAAAGCACGCCCAATCATGAACAAGAACCTATCTTGACATCATAGCATGTCGATGGCTACCAATAAACTATGAAGACTTTCATTGTCATGCATTAATTGTGGATGTTTGGTATAATGTATTTACGGAAAATTCTAGCCTGCACtcgaaatattaaaatataataatctcTATAGATATATAATACAATTATTTTCTGAATTAAAGAATAGTAGGTTTCATGTCTTATGaaatctctcttttttttttttgatatttatcgttttttcaaataataaaaatgtGATGTATTTTTTTAAACAATTGAGTCCAATTAGGACTAACTCTAATTAAGGTGTAATGCCTTTTAAGTCAAAGTCAGTGTGTGAGACTGTAAAGTGACGATATTGCAATGCTTTTGTAGTCAAAGTCAGTGAATGAACCAGTACTGATAGATGAACAATTCAGATAGGGATTGGTGCATGTGAAACACGAAATGGCAAAAGgacaaaagaaatgaaatgacacTGTTCCCTGCTCGATTATTATTCGTACTTGGATCATTGGATTTTTCTCTGTAAATCTCTTAACGCGTGTTCCACGCCTTGGGAATTAACCGGTTGCTTGTCATTTCCTGAGAGGATACATCACAAGTGCTTCATTTTCTAATGCAAGCATGTGCAAGCATGTGCAGTGAATGGCCTCCCTAAAAACTTAGTATAAGGCTGCATCAGAAGTTTGTACAAATCAACTGAAGCATGGAAGACGCCTTGCTGTATTCTGCATTATCGGTTTTGTTTATGCTTCTTGCTTTCAGGTTTTGGTTAGAAGCAAGAACACAGCATAAAAAACTCCCACCAAGCCCTCCTAGTCTTCCAATTTTAGGCAATCTCCATCTTCTCAATCAACCCCTCCACCGAACCCTTCACAATCTTTCACAAAGATATGGTCCAATCATCTCCCTTCGATTTGGCTTTCGCCTCGTGATCGTTGTGTCATCTCCTTCAGCTGTTGAAGAATGCTTCACCAAAAATGATATTGTTTTCGCCAATCGCCCTTTTTTAACCGTTGCAAAGTATGTAGACTACAACCATACTACCCTTGCATCGGCCCCATATGGTGACCACTGGCGCAACCTTCGCCGGTTAAGCACTGTCGAAATCTTATCATCCAATCGCGTCAACAAATTTTTAGGCATTCGAAGGGATGAAATCAAGAATCTTCTGAACAAACTCTATCAAGTTTCTAGCAAAGATTTTGGTAAGGTAGAGTTAAGGCCAATGTTTTCAGAGCTAACTTTTAACACAATCATGCACATGATTACAGGGAAGCCGTATTGTGAAACTAACGAGGCGAGGCATTTCAGGGAGATTATAAGAGAGGTTTTCAAATTTGCAGAGACTTCATATCCTGGAGATTTCTTGCCTTTTTTACAGTGGATTGATTATCAAGGTTCTTTGAAGAAATTGAAGGTACTTAGTAAAAGAACTGATGTGTTGTTGCAAGGTCTTATTGATGGGCAAAGAAATGATAAGGCTGGTAATACAATGATCAGCCATCTGCTTTCTTTGCAAGAATCACAGCCAGAATATTATACAGATGAAATTATCAAGGGCCTTATAATGGTTAGTGAAATCTCTTTCATCTTTTTCTTCCAACTAATTAGTAATTGCCTTTTGattttttcttaaaataaaaatgagataTTAAATAATTTGACAATTTTTTATGCATATAGAACATGATATTTGCTGGCACGGACACAACAGCAGTCACATTAGAATGGGCAATGTCAAATTTGCTCAATCATCCTCAAGTGCTAGAGAAGGCCAAAAGTGAGTTGGACTTTCAAATTGGTCAAGAAACCCTGATAGATGAACCTGATATTTCCAAGTTACCCTTTCTTCAGAATATAATATTAGAGACTCTTCGGTTGTGCCCAGCAGCTCCATTGCTTCTGCCACATCTTTCAAACAATGAGTGTAGCATTGGAGGATATGTTGTGCCAAAAAATACAATGCTACTTGTCAATGCATGGGCTATACACAGAGACCCTCAAATGTGGGATGATGCTTTGAAATTTAAGCCCGAGAGGTTTGAGATTGGTCAAGCTGAGGGCTATAGCTGCAAGTTCTTGCCCTTCGGACTTGGCAGGAGGGCCTGTCCAGGGATGGGCCTTGCCAACAGGGTTTTAGGGTTTGCTTTGGGCTCTATGATTCAGTGTTTTGAGTGGAAGAAGGTGGGTGACAAGGAAATTGACATGACTGAAGGGACTGGACTCTCCATGCCCAAGGCTGAGCCACTGGAGGCCATGTGCAAAGCACGTGATATCATCCACAAAAAACTCCCCCCTCTCCATTATAATGCCGAATAAGCTCTTATGTACTCTTAACCTTGTGTGATTATACTCAAATATTGTCATCACAAATAAGAAGAAGCTTTAAAGAGTAATGGAAATAACAATTTTTATTTTGGTTTGAAATTCAGTTAGcccaatttatataattatttaaaataacatacataattataatataaaatttaaatatcaaaattatttattaataaaaaaaaattttaaagactcttttgtttataaaataaaattttagatactaaattgatttaaattaaaaagtaatcaacatttgatttaaaaaatataaattactttattaataaaattaaacttttaagactaaattattattaaaaatatatgagaaactaatttataagttttattaaatttcaaaaatttaattataaattacccCTGAAATCAATATAtgtgagaaaaataaaataaatattttataagaccAATGATTTCCTTCCCATAATTTTTGTTATGATTTACTGAAAAACTAGCTTATCTATTAAACGAGTTTCAAAGTCAAATTCGAACTTGACaatttcaattattaatttaataaattaaacttgTATGTATAAATATTCAACTAGTTTAGTTATGAGTTAAATAAATTGGAAATTTATgagttaatttattattaatttaatatatttttaatttataatatatgtaCAAAATTActctttaaaatattatttaaaaatatatagaaGAAAATAAATCTATTATGtaatgtaatatttaattttatgttaaTTGTATTAAGCATCATGATATAAAAaataatcattttaatttttttaaaaatattatctaatttcatttttatttaaatttactaGAGAAAAATTATAGTTGGATTAAAATTGATTAAGCTCCTGAGCTTCATATGCTCATTTaataaatgaatttcaaatttaagTTAGAATTTAATCTTtcagtttaaaaattaaaatttttttaataatttaatttaattattttttattaatttttatatttaaaagaaaagaatttaagttttttaatttaaaattattttattttaaaaaataaaaataattatataaatatttaattattttttccctttttaggacaataattaatttttttttaataaataatttatttgaatGGAAACCTATATATTGATTTATTAAATGAAGATTGAGCTAATCAAAACGCAGCCCAACTGGATGGGCTCAACTCATTCACAGTTGTGTGCTCTTTAAAGTAGCCCAATTCAGAACAACAGTATACAAAGCCCGTGAAATAAAAGAGCTCCGACACGTTATTGGATATTCATGAACATTCAAGTTTCCAAGGCACATCTCTACTCTCTTCTCTTGCCTACAAAATCCTGCTTGAATTGTGCATTTCCTGTTGCATTTATCCTGTAAAATTGATTAATCAGACAATAATCTTTATTTATCTGAGAGTAATGATAACAAAAACGAAATGCcataaagtaaataaataaaattaaaattagaaatcacatccttataaataaataagataatatAGTTCATTCATTAAATTAATATACATATTGCAAATTAACTTTTAAGAATTTGGTTTTTTTACAATAGATtctaattgaaatttaaattttaagattttACCGTTTTAGAGATGACTTAAAGCTCATTATTACCATAAAAGATGTATTTGCCTATGATTGTCTGCATTTCATCCCTTGTAGCGTCTCTATTATGTTTTGTAACTTGTTTATTACCATATCCTTCTCAGCAATTGTCTGTAATAGTCTTGTATTCTCCTCTCTAAGAAGCTCAAACTGGCATACTATCCCATCAATCTGTGCTTCAATGGCCTCATCACTCAACTCAAACGCACTCTCCACCACTCTAATCACTCGCCATAAACTCACCACAACAAGCAAACCTCCTCCTTTCCTCTCCAACAATGTTTCCAAAATTAATGCACCTAAAACAACTGCACCATCAACCACATAACCTGGTCGCCGAAACAGGGAGCTGCCTAGCCCCACAGCAAGCGCCATTGCCTTGGCAGAAAGCAGGCTCAGTATAGCGATCCCTCCCCAGTGATACCAAACTCGTTCTATCTTATAGTTATTCTTTTCTGGTGTGCATGACAATAAAGAAGAGGAAAGTTCAAGAATAGTTAAGATGAGATCAACCAGCAATAGTGAGATTGCGATAACACGAACTTTTGTTGATTCTAGGAATTTAATTAGGTTGTTTCTCCATTGTGCTCGTTTATTCTGGCCTTGTTCATCTGTTGGATTGAAAAGGAAATTCCATTTTTGCCTTCTGTGCCAGCTTTTGATTAGATTTTGAGCTGAGGATTGGAGGGTTTCGATGGAGATGGAATTGATGATGGCAGGATTAGATTGTTGCTCTTGTGAGGAATCATCTAGGAATCTTGGTGGGTTCATTGGTGATCAAAGATATACAAGGTTCTTAATATGTTAGTTTTCATCTAATATAAGAAAGCAACGATGATATATATCGAGTTTAATTTTAGAAAAGCATGAAATGCAAGCTAAGTTTCAGGTTTTGCATGCTTTGGGGTGACGTTAAAGACCAGAGTACGGTTATTGATGACGATTTGGTCATTGAAGTTGAAGAACCTTCAAGTATTATAAAGCCTACTTTTCCATGAATTTTGCTTTATTACTAACCCACTTCAATCCACTTA
This sequence is a window from Hevea brasiliensis isolate MT/VB/25A 57/8 chromosome 10, ASM3005281v1, whole genome shotgun sequence. Protein-coding genes within it:
- the LOC110651828 gene encoding cytochrome P450 81Q32-like, whose protein sequence is MEDSMLYFFLSLFILFLVFKIFRSRICHRNLPPSPPALPVIGHLHLLKPPMHRTLQTLAKKYGPIFSLRFGRRLVVVISSSSAVEECFTKNDVILANRPQSLVGKYICYNNTTISQSSYGEHWRNLRRIAAIEVFSTHRLNMFLGIRKEEIKRLITKLSRESLQDFTKVELKSMFKELAFNVMVRMIAGKTYYGEDVSDEEEARQFREITGEIVSNAGAANRGDYFPILNWIDGGRFEKKLKRLGKRSDEFLQRLIDEHRGKKENLESMNTMIDHLLSLQESEPEYYTDEIIKGLILNLLFAGTDTSAVTLEWVMSNLLNHPNTLRKARDEIDNQVGQECLLDELHLSTLPYLQKIIVETLRLYPAAPLLLPHVSSDNCSIGGYDLPRDTMVLVNAWAIHRDPLLWDNPLSFKPERFDNGEGDGDGFKLIPFGLGRRACPGTGLAHRLVGLALGTLIQCFEWKRVTDKEIDMFEGRGLTMPKVGPLEALCKARPIMNKNLS
- the LOC110651829 gene encoding cytochrome P450 81Q32, producing MEDALLYSALSVLFMLLAFRFWLEARTQHKKLPPSPPSLPILGNLHLLNQPLHRTLHNLSQRYGPIISLRFGFRLVIVVSSPSAVEECFTKNDIVFANRPFLTVAKYVDYNHTTLASAPYGDHWRNLRRLSTVEILSSNRVNKFLGIRRDEIKNLLNKLYQVSSKDFGKVELRPMFSELTFNTIMHMITGKPYCETNEARHFREIIREVFKFAETSYPGDFLPFLQWIDYQGSLKKLKVLSKRTDVLLQGLIDGQRNDKAGNTMISHLLSLQESQPEYYTDEIIKGLIMNMIFAGTDTTAVTLEWAMSNLLNHPQVLEKAKSELDFQIGQETLIDEPDISKLPFLQNIILETLRLCPAAPLLLPHLSNNECSIGGYVVPKNTMLLVNAWAIHRDPQMWDDALKFKPERFEIGQAEGYSCKFLPFGLGRRACPGMGLANRVLGFALGSMIQCFEWKKVGDKEIDMTEGTGLSMPKAEPLEAMCKARDIIHKKLPPLHYNAE
- the LOC110651832 gene encoding uncharacterized protein LOC110651832, coding for MNPPRFLDDSSQEQQSNPAIINSISIETLQSSAQNLIKSWHRRQKWNFLFNPTDEQGQNKRAQWRNNLIKFLESTKVRVIAISLLLVDLILTILELSSSLLSCTPEKNNYKIERVWYHWGGIAILSLLSAKAMALAVGLGSSLFRRPGYVVDGAVVLGALILETLLERKGGGLLVVVSLWRVIRVVESAFELSDEAIEAQIDGIVCQFELLREENTRLLQTIAEKDMVINKLQNIIETLQGMKCRQS